A region from the Chrysoperla carnea chromosome 4, inChrCarn1.1, whole genome shotgun sequence genome encodes:
- the LOC123299010 gene encoding glucosamine-6-phosphate isomerase isoform X2, with translation MRLVILDTADNVSEWAAKYVLKRIIDFKPGPGKYFVLGLPTGGTPLGMYKKLIEYYKAGKVSFQYVKTFNMDEYVGLPRDHPESYHYYMWNNFFKHIDIDPKNAHILDGNAPDLVAECNDFEKKIVEAGGVELFVGGIGPDGHIAFNEPGSSLTSRTRVKTLAQDTLEANARFFGNDISKVPSQALTVGVGTVMDAKEVMILITGTHKAFALYKAIEEGVNHMWTVSAFQQHPHTLMICDEDATLELRVKTVKYFKGLLELHNKLVDG, from the exons ATGCGGCTTGTGATATTAGATACTGCTGATAATGTATCCGAATGGGCGGCGAAATACGTTTTAAAACGTATTATAGATTTTAAACCCGGTCCtggtaaatattttgtattgggTCTTCCCACag GAGGTACTCCATTAGGAATGTACAAAAAGTTAATCGAATATTATAAAGCTGGAAAAGTGTCCTTTCAAtatgtaaaaacatttaatatggATGAATATGTGGGTCTCCCACGGGATCATCCAGAaagttatcattattatatgtggaataatttttttaaacatattgatATTGATCCTAAAAATGCACATATCTTAGATGGAAATGCTCCAGATTTAGTTGCCGAATGTAATGATTTCGAAAAGAAAATTGTCgaa GCTGGTGGCGTAGAATTATTTGTTGGCGGAATTGGTCCTGATGGTCATATTGCATTTAATGAACCTGGATCGTCATTAACTAGTCGAACTCGTGTGAAAACATTAGCTCAAGATACTTTGGAGGCAAACGCTCGTTTCTTTGGTAATGATATTAGTAAAGTTCCTAGCCAAGCACTTACAGTTGGTGTTGGTACCGTAATGGACGCGAAAGAG GTTATGATATTGATAACTGGTACACATAAGGCTTTTGCCTTGTATAAGGCCATTGAAGAAGGTGTCAATCATATGTGGACTGTTTCTGCATTCCAGCAGCATCCACATACGTTAATGATATGCGATGAGGACGCAACATTAGAACTTCGTGTTAAAACTGTTAAATATTTCAAG ggATTACTTGAACTCCACAATAAATTAGTGGATGGATAA
- the LOC123299003 gene encoding zinc finger FYVE domain-containing protein 1-like isoform X1: MEYLVDSRLLFFQNWVPRKNTQNAIPGMLRPNNHHTGSSIMQSLQSLDGRSLYAVGPPPDIPSSQLHSLKISEDDIQPPTQPGGSFLLIDGSEKLQVNSTTQLLKLLKIQDADTKIKVVSIFGNTGDGKSHTLNETFFDGKEVFDTGVEQGPRTRGVWAAWDTVNKALVLDTEGLKGVPGGNQNLYGSGRDEQRTRLLLKVLALSDVVVYRTKSECISRDLFTFLGAASRVYTQYFSAVLLKAINERIVDQIGGNHCDTSALGPALIIFHETRYMKVLESGVTESAEDTIRKLFADLKLDINAFSSLRYIGVQMGTNKTSPDTPWTDLRAAVRSALDDTTVRSPRTADVIFETLRSLNDTFSGDINSGAPESLSRANNFPDEYFSCRLSCESCGARCVRSMGHVRDGLPHGADVKKQCTYQHQYENCVYMCKSCSKKGIETVVTPKASTNGETNSWLGGIARYAWSGYTIDCPKCGEIYRSRQYWYGNQAPEDSDAVITKVIHVWPGVDRPTMSINGNQTQVSAQRVIDGVLYISEAVASVSAPPTRVVSSWFADQIAPKYWRPNHEIKYCHACHKIFEIADAKHHCRSCGEGFCDTCSQKQIPVPDRGWDMPVRVCNACYVKLNNLNGNTGNRASIDLLEEMEAEVRARRYGEAVVNTLSSVASAVIEYPRDFIKESARPSYWQPDSDAITCPCCNGKFGTAEPLHKGRVHHCRACGKAVCGDCSKRQRSVPERGWTEPVRVCDICYSKRSD; the protein is encoded by the exons atggaATATTTAGTTGATTCTAGATTATTATTCTTTCAAAATTGGG TTCCTcgaaaaaatactcaaaatgcCATTCCGGGTATGTTACGCCCAAATAATCATCACACTGGGTCATCTATAATGCAGTCCTTACAATCATTAGATGGCCGATCTTTATACGCTGTGGGTCCACCACCAGACATTCCTAGTTCACAATTACATTCACTAAAAATATCCGAGGATGATATTCAACCTCCCACTCAACCTGGTGGtagttttttgttaatagaTGGTAGTGAAAAATTACAAGTAAATAGTACAACACAACTGCTGAAACTCTTAAAAATACAAGATGCTGATACAAAGATCAAAGTTGTGTCCATATTTGGTAATACAG gcGATGGAAAATCTCATACcttaaatgaaacattttttgatggcaAGGAAGTATTTGATACAGGAGTTGAACAAGGTCCACGAACTCGGGGTGTTTGGGCCGCTTGGGACACAGTTAATAAAGCTTTGGTACTTGATACTGAAGGTTTGAAGGGGGTTCCTGgtggaaatcaaaatttatatggtaGTGGACGGGATGAACAACGTACCAGATTACTATTAAAG gttTTAGCTTTATCAGATGTGGTTGTTTATCGTACCAAATCGGAATGTATTAGTCGcgatttatttacatttttgggTGCCGCATCACGTGTTTACACTCAATATTTTAGTGCAGTATTACTTAAAGCAATTAATGAGCGTATAGTGGATCAAATTGGTGGTAATCATTGTGATACATCAGCTCTAGGACCggcattaattatatttcatgaGACTAGATATATGAAAGTATTGGAATCTG GTGTAACAGAAAGTGCGGAAGATAcgattagaaaattatttgccGATCTCAAATTAGATATAAATGCATTTAGCTCATTGAGATACATTGGTGTACAAATGGGAACAAATAAAACATCACCAGATACACCATGGACTGATCTTCGAGCAGCTGTTCGTAGTGCTTTAGACGATACAACAGTACGATCACCACGTACTGCTGATGTCATTTTTGAAACTTTACG GTCTTTAAATGATACATTTAGTGGTGATATAAACTCAGGTGCTCCAGAAAGCCTATCACGTGCCAATAATTTCCCAGACGAATATTTCTCATGTCGACTAAGCTGTGAAAGTTGTGGTGCACGATGTGTTCGCTCCATGGGCCATGTTCGTGACGGCTTACCACATGGTGCCGatgtaaaaaaacaatgtaCATATCAACATCAATACGAAAATTGTGTGTATATGTGTAAATCATGTTCAAAGAAAGGTATCGAAACAGTTGTAACACCAAAAGCCTCCACAAACGGTGAAACCAACTCATGGTTAGGTGGTATAGCACGTTACGCCTGGTCCGGTTACACAATCGATTGTCCAAAATGTGGAGAAATCTATCGTAGTAGGCAATACTGGTATGGAAATCAAGCACCAGAAGATTCAGATGCTGTTATAACCAAAGTAATACATGTCTGGCCTGGTGTCGATCGACCCACAATGAGTATAAATGGTAACCAAACTCAAGTTTCGGCTCAACGAGTCATCGATGGAGTGTTATATATATCAGAAGCCGTAGCAAGTGTTAGTGCACCACCTACTCGAGTTGTATCATCATGGTTTGCCGATCAAATAGCTCCAAAATATTGGCGACCTAATCATGAAATTAAATACTGCCATGCATgccataaaatatttgaaatcgcTGATGCAAAACATCATTGTCGATCATGTGGCGAAGGGTTTTGTGATACATGCTCACAGAAACAAATTCCTGTACCGGATCGTGGCTGGGATATGCCTGTACGTGTTTGTAACGCATgttatgttaaattaaataatttaaatggaaATACTGGTAATCGTGCTAGTATTGATTTGTTGGAAGAAATGGAAGCGGAAGTTCGTGCTCGACGATATGGGGAAGCTGTTGTTAATACTTTATCATCTGTAGCGTCTGCTGTCATTGAG tatCCACGcgattttattaaagaatctGCTCGCCCATCATACTGGCAACCAGATTCCGACGCCATAACATGTCCATGTTGTAACGGTAAATTTGGTACAGCAGAACCATTACACAAAGGTCGAGTGCATCATTGTCGAGCGTGTGGCAAAGCTGTATGTGGCGATTGTTCGAAACGTCAGCGATCCGTTCCTGAACGAGGCTGGACTGAACCTGTTAGGGTCTGTGATATTTGTTACAGTAAACGAAgcgattaa
- the LOC123299003 gene encoding zinc finger FYVE domain-containing protein 1-like isoform X2 has protein sequence MIPRKNTQNAIPGMLRPNNHHTGSSIMQSLQSLDGRSLYAVGPPPDIPSSQLHSLKISEDDIQPPTQPGGSFLLIDGSEKLQVNSTTQLLKLLKIQDADTKIKVVSIFGNTGDGKSHTLNETFFDGKEVFDTGVEQGPRTRGVWAAWDTVNKALVLDTEGLKGVPGGNQNLYGSGRDEQRTRLLLKVLALSDVVVYRTKSECISRDLFTFLGAASRVYTQYFSAVLLKAINERIVDQIGGNHCDTSALGPALIIFHETRYMKVLESGVTESAEDTIRKLFADLKLDINAFSSLRYIGVQMGTNKTSPDTPWTDLRAAVRSALDDTTVRSPRTADVIFETLRSLNDTFSGDINSGAPESLSRANNFPDEYFSCRLSCESCGARCVRSMGHVRDGLPHGADVKKQCTYQHQYENCVYMCKSCSKKGIETVVTPKASTNGETNSWLGGIARYAWSGYTIDCPKCGEIYRSRQYWYGNQAPEDSDAVITKVIHVWPGVDRPTMSINGNQTQVSAQRVIDGVLYISEAVASVSAPPTRVVSSWFADQIAPKYWRPNHEIKYCHACHKIFEIADAKHHCRSCGEGFCDTCSQKQIPVPDRGWDMPVRVCNACYVKLNNLNGNTGNRASIDLLEEMEAEVRARRYGEAVVNTLSSVASAVIEYPRDFIKESARPSYWQPDSDAITCPCCNGKFGTAEPLHKGRVHHCRACGKAVCGDCSKRQRSVPERGWTEPVRVCDICYSKRSD, from the exons ATGA TTCCTcgaaaaaatactcaaaatgcCATTCCGGGTATGTTACGCCCAAATAATCATCACACTGGGTCATCTATAATGCAGTCCTTACAATCATTAGATGGCCGATCTTTATACGCTGTGGGTCCACCACCAGACATTCCTAGTTCACAATTACATTCACTAAAAATATCCGAGGATGATATTCAACCTCCCACTCAACCTGGTGGtagttttttgttaatagaTGGTAGTGAAAAATTACAAGTAAATAGTACAACACAACTGCTGAAACTCTTAAAAATACAAGATGCTGATACAAAGATCAAAGTTGTGTCCATATTTGGTAATACAG gcGATGGAAAATCTCATACcttaaatgaaacattttttgatggcaAGGAAGTATTTGATACAGGAGTTGAACAAGGTCCACGAACTCGGGGTGTTTGGGCCGCTTGGGACACAGTTAATAAAGCTTTGGTACTTGATACTGAAGGTTTGAAGGGGGTTCCTGgtggaaatcaaaatttatatggtaGTGGACGGGATGAACAACGTACCAGATTACTATTAAAG gttTTAGCTTTATCAGATGTGGTTGTTTATCGTACCAAATCGGAATGTATTAGTCGcgatttatttacatttttgggTGCCGCATCACGTGTTTACACTCAATATTTTAGTGCAGTATTACTTAAAGCAATTAATGAGCGTATAGTGGATCAAATTGGTGGTAATCATTGTGATACATCAGCTCTAGGACCggcattaattatatttcatgaGACTAGATATATGAAAGTATTGGAATCTG GTGTAACAGAAAGTGCGGAAGATAcgattagaaaattatttgccGATCTCAAATTAGATATAAATGCATTTAGCTCATTGAGATACATTGGTGTACAAATGGGAACAAATAAAACATCACCAGATACACCATGGACTGATCTTCGAGCAGCTGTTCGTAGTGCTTTAGACGATACAACAGTACGATCACCACGTACTGCTGATGTCATTTTTGAAACTTTACG GTCTTTAAATGATACATTTAGTGGTGATATAAACTCAGGTGCTCCAGAAAGCCTATCACGTGCCAATAATTTCCCAGACGAATATTTCTCATGTCGACTAAGCTGTGAAAGTTGTGGTGCACGATGTGTTCGCTCCATGGGCCATGTTCGTGACGGCTTACCACATGGTGCCGatgtaaaaaaacaatgtaCATATCAACATCAATACGAAAATTGTGTGTATATGTGTAAATCATGTTCAAAGAAAGGTATCGAAACAGTTGTAACACCAAAAGCCTCCACAAACGGTGAAACCAACTCATGGTTAGGTGGTATAGCACGTTACGCCTGGTCCGGTTACACAATCGATTGTCCAAAATGTGGAGAAATCTATCGTAGTAGGCAATACTGGTATGGAAATCAAGCACCAGAAGATTCAGATGCTGTTATAACCAAAGTAATACATGTCTGGCCTGGTGTCGATCGACCCACAATGAGTATAAATGGTAACCAAACTCAAGTTTCGGCTCAACGAGTCATCGATGGAGTGTTATATATATCAGAAGCCGTAGCAAGTGTTAGTGCACCACCTACTCGAGTTGTATCATCATGGTTTGCCGATCAAATAGCTCCAAAATATTGGCGACCTAATCATGAAATTAAATACTGCCATGCATgccataaaatatttgaaatcgcTGATGCAAAACATCATTGTCGATCATGTGGCGAAGGGTTTTGTGATACATGCTCACAGAAACAAATTCCTGTACCGGATCGTGGCTGGGATATGCCTGTACGTGTTTGTAACGCATgttatgttaaattaaataatttaaatggaaATACTGGTAATCGTGCTAGTATTGATTTGTTGGAAGAAATGGAAGCGGAAGTTCGTGCTCGACGATATGGGGAAGCTGTTGTTAATACTTTATCATCTGTAGCGTCTGCTGTCATTGAG tatCCACGcgattttattaaagaatctGCTCGCCCATCATACTGGCAACCAGATTCCGACGCCATAACATGTCCATGTTGTAACGGTAAATTTGGTACAGCAGAACCATTACACAAAGGTCGAGTGCATCATTGTCGAGCGTGTGGCAAAGCTGTATGTGGCGATTGTTCGAAACGTCAGCGATCCGTTCCTGAACGAGGCTGGACTGAACCTGTTAGGGTCTGTGATATTTGTTACAGTAAACGAAgcgattaa
- the LOC123299010 gene encoding glucosamine-6-phosphate isomerase isoform X1, with amino-acid sequence MRLVILDTADNVSEWAAKYVLKRIIDFKPGPGKYFVLGLPTGGTPLGMYKKLIEYYKAGKVSFQYVKTFNMDEYVGLPRDHPESYHYYMWNNFFKHIDIDPKNAHILDGNAPDLVAECNDFEKKIVEAGGVELFVGGIGPDGHIAFNEPGSSLTSRTRVKTLAQDTLEANARFFGNDISKVPSQALTVGVGTVMDAKEVMILITGTHKAFALYKAIEEGVNHMWTVSAFQQHPHTLMICDEDATLELRVKTVKYFKALSAVHHKLIEEDTLVANSRVIH; translated from the exons ATGCGGCTTGTGATATTAGATACTGCTGATAATGTATCCGAATGGGCGGCGAAATACGTTTTAAAACGTATTATAGATTTTAAACCCGGTCCtggtaaatattttgtattgggTCTTCCCACag GAGGTACTCCATTAGGAATGTACAAAAAGTTAATCGAATATTATAAAGCTGGAAAAGTGTCCTTTCAAtatgtaaaaacatttaatatggATGAATATGTGGGTCTCCCACGGGATCATCCAGAaagttatcattattatatgtggaataatttttttaaacatattgatATTGATCCTAAAAATGCACATATCTTAGATGGAAATGCTCCAGATTTAGTTGCCGAATGTAATGATTTCGAAAAGAAAATTGTCgaa GCTGGTGGCGTAGAATTATTTGTTGGCGGAATTGGTCCTGATGGTCATATTGCATTTAATGAACCTGGATCGTCATTAACTAGTCGAACTCGTGTGAAAACATTAGCTCAAGATACTTTGGAGGCAAACGCTCGTTTCTTTGGTAATGATATTAGTAAAGTTCCTAGCCAAGCACTTACAGTTGGTGTTGGTACCGTAATGGACGCGAAAGAG GTTATGATATTGATAACTGGTACACATAAGGCTTTTGCCTTGTATAAGGCCATTGAAGAAGGTGTCAATCATATGTGGACTGTTTCTGCATTCCAGCAGCATCCACATACGTTAATGATATGCGATGAGGACGCAACATTAGAACTTCGTGTTAAAACTGTTAAATATTTCAAG GCTCTAAGTGCTGTTCACCACAAGCTTATTGAAGAAGATACATTGGTTGCTAATTCCAgagtaattcattaa